DNA sequence from the Pedobacter sp. W3I1 genome:
TTCCTGAAATTCCCGCGATCTGTAAAAGTGAGGTCTGCGCTAGCGTATCAGACTGCAGCTCATAATTTCGATCGGTCTGCTGCATGCCTGTCACCGCCACTAGGCGTTGAGTCTGGGCGCCAGCCGTGGCCAATGGACGCAGATCCGTTTTGGGATAGTTGGGATGAAGCCCCCAGGTCAACCAGTAATACGGGTTAAGCCCCAGAAATCCGGAAGTGGGCGTAAACTTTTTTCTGTCCCATTGTTTGAACACCATACGCTCCTGCTGGTTGACAATACTTTCATCCCGGATCTGTTTCTGTGCCTGTACTGTAAAAACTGTACACAGCAGCAAGACTGTAAATAAATTCTTCATAAGTCTTAATGTTATTTTTTTAAATACCTGGTTTTGGCAAGGATGTCAGATACGATCTGTACATCGCGGTTGATAAATCCCTGAAATGGATTGAGCATCTTGATCACCCCCCTCACTTTTGCCCAGTACATTGCTTTCCACGCGCCGTAAGCCAATCCCCTGATGATCTGAAGATCTGCCCTGATCCCTGCAATCAATTTATCCCTGCTGTTATAGTCCATCAGGATATCCTGTCCCTCTTTGAGCACAAAGCTGGAAATCTCAGTCATCATCCGGGTACTTCGCTTTGTAATGTCCCTGATGATCTGCTCACTGAACAGGAAGAGGTAAGGTTCATTAACACCGAGTTTGCCCATTTCCCTGCCATAACCGATAATCTCTTCACATATCGCATACATATCCCGTAAGACCAAACCATTCTTCAGCGCAGAATTCACATTAGACAGCGAGGAATAGATCATGCTTTGGGCCAGGACGATACTGGAGGTATTGATATTGATGTTGTCCAGTGATTTATTGATCTTACCGAGCAGCTCGTTATGGCTGATCTCAGCCGCGTTCCTGACCACTGCGTTTTCATTGACCGTGGCCAGATGTCTGGCATCAAAAACCACCCGCTGGGCCAAGAGCAGAAAGGGGCTCATGCAAAAAATCATTACATAAAATATCGCTTTCATTTTTTCAGGTATTTGGCGTTTTCAAGAATATCCTTTACGATTGCCCGGTTAATATCTATATACTGCGAAAATGGATTGGCATTTTTGATGATAGCCGAAAGGCTTCCATATTCAAGGCTTCGGACCAGGGCGGCTGCCAGGTTTCGCAGAACGGACAGCTCGGTGAGCACATGGTCAAACAATATCCGCCTGTCAGAAGTTTTCATCTGGTTCACCGCTCCAAGACTTGCGGTGAGCCCGGCCAAGTAATAGAGCAGGTCCCGCGATTTCTCCAACAGATCGATCTCGCTCTGAAGTACCAAGGGCAAAAGTGCAGGATTGCTCCTGGCCAGCTCATAAAACCTGTATTGATCCTGAACGATCTGACTGACTATTGGCGCTGCCTGTGTTCCGACATTTAACGCATCGATCGCAGTACCGATTACACTAAAACGTGATTGCAGTTCCCGGTAACTGCTTTTAAACCTTGCCAGCAATGTTCTGTTCGCCTGTTCGTTTATCGTATTTAGCGCCTGCCTGTCCCTTGCCCCTGACTGCCGCTCATGCTCACTTTTGGAATCCGAAACAAGCTGATGGATTGCCGGAATGTTGAGTGCTTTTTGCTGGGCTCGCGCTGTGTGCAAACACAGAACAAAAGTCAAAAGGAGAACCAGCGACCTCATCTCTTTAAGTATTTTGCGCCCGATAAAATATCGTTTGCGATGCGCACATCCATATTGACCCAATTCGACCAGGGATTGAGCGAAGCGAAAATTCCCCGCATCTTCGCCCAGTACATCGCCCGGTGCATTCCATAAGAAGTCCCACGGAGGATACGCATTTCAGAAGCGATATGGTTCAGCAATTTTGAGCGCTCTCCGGCATCCATCAAATTGTCCCGGCCACCTTTGAGGACAAAAGCCCCAACCTCCGAACCCAGCCTCACCGCCCTCGACCTAAACTCCCGGGCATTCTGCTCTGCAAAGAGTAATAGCACCGGATTGGATTTCCCAAGTTCCACGGCCTTTTCTACATCAGAAACAATATCAAGACCGATATCGGTAATCTCCTTAACAGACATCAGGTTGTTTAGTATTGCCGATACTTCTGTAAGGCCACGATATATCCTGTCCTGCATATCGTTTACGACAACCAATTGGCCTGTAACCAACAGTTGGCCCCTTGAAATCAGGCTGAGGTTATCATTCGTCCGGTCCAGTTGCCGGTTGATCATACCCGAATGGCCTGCAATAGCTGCAGAGGTCACCGGATCCACATACAGGGTCTGTGCCTTTATGCCACCGCATAACAAAGCACAAAAAATCATTAATAATGCTTTCATAATCATCAGTTTTTTAAAAAAAATTATTTCTTTATTGCCCGGAAGCGGACGAATTGACCTGTTTAACGAAATCCCCGAGGGAAAGATTGGAACCTTTAAAATCGCCTATAAAGGCTTCGAGCGCATCAGAATAGGAACCGAACCTTGAAAGGTAGTTTTCCACCGCTAGTTTTTCAGGTTTCTCGGTGGTATAGGTCAGGTATTGGGGAAGCGAAGCCTCTACACCATAAACTTCTCCAACCCCCCCCCTTCTGATATATACTTCCTTGAAGGGGCTTCGACCTTCATGGTTGTCCAGCTGATTGACACTAAAAATCTTGTTCCTTTCACTTTGAGAAATAGAGAGCATTGCTGCAACCTCATCATAATTGTCCCGGAATTTGGCCTGATCGAGCAGGATTATGGTATCCGAACTGCTTATAATGGTATCTTTCACTATTGCATTGCCAACAACATCTGCAAGGTCCTGGGTCACCAATATCAGTTCTCCCCAGAACTTTCTGACCGTTTTATCAACGTAGATCAGAAAACCTACCATCAACGGGGATGAAATGGCTTTCCACGCTTCCTCTATGACCAATGATTTTCGCTGAAAATTGCGGTATCTCATTTTCTGAACGAAAATATCCATTATATTGAGCGTGACGATCGCAAAAAGTAAGGCATTTTCCTTAATACTATCAATTTCAAACACGATCAACCGCTCATTCAACAGGGATTTATCGGCATCCTCGTTGAGAATGGTACCGAATTCTCCACCACTGCAGAATTTGCGCATGATAAAACGGAAACCTTCAAAATCAAAAGGAACAGTATTCTCCTTCATGATCATTGGGATCTTTTCCATTGCATAAGCATAAAAAGAATCAAGATTGAGTTTTTTGATCCCTGAAGATTCCCCCATCGAAAACCATTTTGCATAGTAAGAAGTAATCACTTCGGAGATCACATCTCTTTCCAGTTGGCTGGCATCACCTTCCGGCCCTTTTAGGCAGACGAGGATCAAAACCAGTATAAATTCCTTCTTTTCAATATTGTACTCTTCCTTACTAATGGCAAAAGGGTTCATCGTTATGGGACTGTTATCGCTATAAGTGATATACCTGCCACCGGCATATTGGCTCAGCCCTGAATAGGAATGACCTGTATCAATGATGACGATATCCATATTGTACAATAGATACTGTTCGCTCAGGGAATTCATGAAAAAGGACTTACCAGTACCAGACGGACCAAGAACGAATTTATTCCGGTTTGTGATCCTTCCGGTAGACATCGGCAGATCCGCAGGGTCGATCGCTATTGGTATACCCGCCCTATCGGTAAAACGGACAAGAAAACCTGACTGTTCATCCCTGGGAAGACTCTCCTTTAGAAAAAGGCATATCGCAGCTTCGGCAGTGGTCAGAAACCAGTCATACTTCCGCAGCTCTGCGGCATTGCCAGGCAGCGCCGTCCTGAAAAGTTCGAGCTGGTTATAGGCATTCCTGCTCGGAATGATCCCGGCACGGAACAACGAACTTTCTATATAGTTATAGGCCCTGTTCAGCAAAGGTTTTTCTGCGCACACGATGATATTAAAATGTGCATTGATCAGTAACCTGCCGTCCCTGGCCACCTCATCCAGTAATAAAGAGATATCCTCCACACAGAGATTATTCGCAGGGTCGGGTATCCCACTGTGCCGTTTCCGCTTAAGCTCCATCTGCCGGACGGTCATGGTCTGCGAAGGGATTTCGAGGATCTGGTTGTAAAGAATAGAAGAACAATTTGGCACTTTAAAAAGAAATGAAAGGATATCCGTAGGGAATCCCTCTAGGCTCTCTTTGTCTGAAAGCTTTCCAAACGTCGGTAGCATCGCAGGCAGATCGACCTGATCAATATTGATCAGCGGTATGCAGCGGAAAGAACGCGCTCCGATATTTACTTCAGTATCGGTGGGATGATAATTGTCAAGTGAAATACTTTCCTCGCCGAACCTCATCGCCATGATCTTCATGATAAATATGTTGATCTCTCTTTCTTTCAACAGCCTCGGCTCCATTCCGGAAGTGCCCAGCATCCCCATAACCTTTGCAACGGTGATCTTAAACTCAGCCAGCGACTTTTTATCGTGCACAAAAAATGCTCCTTTTTTCACCTGTCTGGTGATGGTCAGTACCGTCTGGAGTTTTACGTATGGCCTTCCTTCAAAGTGCCTGTTATAACTGTCCTGCAGGTATTCACCGGCTGCTCGATACTGATACTCGGCCTTATAGATTATATCTTGCTTCTGGATTACGTGGCCTTCCCCGATGATCCGGGCGAGGTTGACGAAGAGCTCATGAAAATTATTATAAGCCCTGGGATCGCCACCAAACCTGAGCACAGGATTGGTAATATCGATCAGCACGGAAAACTCCCCGTTAAGCCCATATAAAATGTCGAGTTCTGCACTGATATCAATACCCAGATAGGGTACCCTAAATTCTTTTTGTTTTACCATAAAGATTGATTTTTGAAAGGTGGTTGGTCTGGAGATAAATCCCATTTGAACGGGTCTTGCTGTGCAGCCCCTTTTTCTGGCAGATACCGATGTAGAAAAAACCGCCTATGATCAGCGTGAGCATAAATACCGCCCCCACATACATATTGATAAATGCCATGGCCAGCGCACCGGTGACTAGCGAGAGCAGCAGTATGCCAACACCCCAATAAATAAAACGTCCCTTAAAACCTTTATAAGTCAGCGGCCGCTGAAGCCCCCTGTAGACCGGAAAAAGCCTTTCCATTGTTACAGCCCGAAAAAAGCCTTAACGATAAGAGAGGAAAGAACCAGAAAGAGACAGGAGCCTCCCCAGCCCATCAGCTCCTTGTTAATATCCTGATCACCGCTGTTCCACTTGGAATATACGCGGATGCCACCAACAATGCCGACCAGTCCACCGATCACAAGGGCAATATTGGTCGCCGGATCTACATAGGTCTTGAGCGTACTGGTAGCGGTGTTCAGGCCGTTCACCCCGCTCTGCGCCATAACATATCCGTTGATGGTACACAGGTATAAAAAAATAATAAACCTTAAATTTTTGATCTTTTTCATTTGATTGGGAATTAATTGAATGGTTAGAAATAAAAAAAACGCCATCAGCGGTCAGAAATACAGTGGATCAGAGTCCGAAGACGTGCACCAGCACGATGTGGATGACGATAATGAACAGTGCAGAAAAGAACCATGCCGGGATATCCGCGCTCACATCTTTGCCCATTTGCATTTTGTGGTATACATGGATTGCGCCAATGATCGAGATCAGCGCGGCCAATACGAGTGAGAGATCCCTCATGGAAAAAAATGACTCCCTGATAAAACTCCTTGCTTCTCCCATTTCTGCGATTCCGGGCTGGGCACCAGCCGCCGTCCAGGTCAGCATACAGATGACCATGAACATCAAACATCTAGCTTTCATCGCTAGAAGGATACCGAAGATGTATACTCTATAGATTCGGAACGCGCCAGGGCAAAGAGTTCTTTGATGGAAACCCCTCCGGAAAATACGATCGGGGGCTCTTCCAGTTCCCCATCATCCAGGAAATAATCAATCTCTTCATCTTCGATCTCTTTGAGCGATACCTTTTCAGGCTCGGGAAGATCAATAACCACAGTAGTCTCATCTCCGTTTTCTGTATCAGTCGGCTTCCTGTTCCGTGACAGATCGAAAGCAATAAGTCCTGAATAATAAAATATATAGATGCATAGCATCCAGGATAGAAATTGTATCCAGCTCATAGTTCAAAATTTTCTAATGATGTTTTAATAAACTTTTTGATCTCAGGATGCTGCTCAAAAAGCCTGTGCAGTGCAAAGGCAATTACCCTGTTCATATCCAGGCCGGAAGCCAGCTTTAGCCTGTTGAGCAGCTGGACCGTTTTATTGTTAAGCCTGGGATGCAGCATATGGGTATTGCCCGAACAGTCAAACTCCCTGATCAGGTTGATGATCTCCAGCTCCTTCCTGATCCCCTTCCCCTCTTTGCCCGCACCTTTAGCACCTGCAATGGGGTCTTTATTTGTAGGCATAATTTCAGGCGGCCTGATGCTTTTTCTGATTTCATCTGCAAGTGTTTTGATCTCAACTTTCATAAACTGCTTTTAAGGTGTAACTCCGGTTGCTTCGATGTGATCTGTATAAATCTGATCAAATACAGGAACGATGACCGGAAAAAGGGATAAGGGTGTCTGAGTGGTATCGGCCCGCTGGAAATCCACGCGGTCTGAAATGGGAGCAGTTATTTTTCCAAACCTGGAAAGCTGTTCTTCTACTTCAGTCGCTATATCATACCTTACATTTCCTTTGACACGGTTTGGGATAAACACCAGGTGCCCTGATGGGTTGATCTTTTTCAGAACGACCGAAAAAAGAACAGTCGAATCGAAGCTGAACTCATCATAAGAAAACGGGCACAGTACCAGATCCGCTGAGCTGAATACCGGGATAAGCCCGTCATCATCCAATTTCCCGGGCAAGTCAATGATCACGATATGTTCTCTGCTCTGGCTGAGAACCGTATACATGGAAGGAAAATGTTCAAGTCCGGCGGCGATGATCTCATAGTGTTCAGGCGTTTCAGCCAGTTTGGCCTTTTCGTATTTCTGCGCAAGCGACTGCTGATAGTCCATATCGATCACGGTCACCTTCCGCTTTTTGACCAACGTTAAAAAGTTGGCCAGTAAAAGGGTGAGCGTACTTTTCCCCGCCCCTCCCTTTTGGTTTCCAATAATAATTAGCATAATAAAAAAGGTTTAAAATTTAACGGGTATTTGTACGGGCCTTGCCCTTGCGCTGACGGTTGCGACCAAGAATGGCCTCATCATCGATATCTTCCTGGAGATCAAGCGTCCTGATTGGCTCTTCGTAGAAACCCGCACTCTCCAACCCAGAAAGAATATAATTGACCTCAACGGCAGGGTCTGCAAGAGATATCCTGTAGCCCAGAGTCACCATGTCATTTTGATACTCAAGATTCAAAAACGAAATGATATCCCTAAGGTGCATCACTTCGGAACCTTTCATCACCGATTTACTGGGATGGTCTATGATGGTATATCCATAGGGAATTTTATTGTCCTTACTGTGAAAAATCAGTTCAGCACCTGTCTTCTTTTTGACCATCCTTGAAAATCCTTGCAGTTCAAATCTGATATCAGATTTTGGCGACAAAAGATCCTGCTTTGATAAGCGTTCGTTCAGGATTTTTGAAAAAATAGCCTTTAGCTGCCTACACCTGTTCTTATCATTCCCCTGGCCACTGCATAAAGATTCAATATCTGTGATCTTTAATGTGGAGGTCAATTTTCCAGACTGGGATACTTCCATTTTTTCTTTTTCAAAACGGACATCAAATCCTGATCTTTCCAAAAGGGTACGCACCTGTGCAACAGTAGTAAAACTATATTTAAGCAACTTATCAAGCCTGGCTTTATCAGCTTGCTCCCACTTCACGACATTGGATAGTGCCCGGACTGATCGGAGTTTTTCAAAGGCCGAAGAGATCTTCTTGCCATTCTTATCGATTCTTGTTGACACGATATGTACATGGTTGTTTTCCGTATCGTTGTGAAAGATCACCAGATATGGATTTTCACCGTAGCCCATTTTCGCCATCCATTTTTCGGCGGTATCCAAAAGTTCTTGTTTTGATGTTGTTTTACCCTTTACCGAGATCACCGCATGGAACTGAGGTTTATTTATCCTTTTGTTTACCGCTGATACCGCTTTCAGATAATTGATATAATCCTGTGGACCAATTTTGTCCAGCCCCATCAGACTACCGAAGTTCCATATCTTTAAAAGCTCCCCCTTGCCGGATCGCATCTTCTCATGGTTATATCTTACCCCGGCAAAAGTTGCAGAAGAGCTGAGTATCTTTACGATCATATAGCTGAGTGACTTTGCAACCTGCCCAGCAGATCACGGGATTAGAATGAAGCTACATAACTAGCTCCGTTGTTTTACCGTTGCCTCCGTAACCAGTTAGCGGTATATCCAGCTCTCGGGCTATATTCAAAACCAGCAATCTATGTAGCCTACAAACTGGTTACCAAACTACCAGTGGAGCTCCGCAATTATATAACAGTGTAACAATAGAATACTAAAACAGCATAACCGGCTATGCACATAACTACATTTCATCAGCTGCTTAGCTGCCCATCAACCTCAACATTCTTCTGATTTCCAGGTTGAGACTTTTTAAAAGAAGCGAATGTTTATCAAGCTCTTTACTATACCGGGTAAAGATTACCGGAGAGAGGACCCGCTGCTTGTTCAGTATATTAGCGTACCTGGCCAGCTGATTAATATTATTTCCGGTTCTGGAAAGTTCCAGTCCTATCTGATCAATGCTAGCCAAAACTGAACGCCCATCGAAAATTAATGGCAAACTGACCTCAAGCACCCTTTTTCTGATGATATCAGTCCTTTTCAGCCCAAGAAGCCTTTCCAATGACACAATAGTGCTGAATTCTTCCTCCGAAAACCTAACACTAATCTTTCTGTTTCTCTTACCATTTTCAAGATAAGGCCTTCCGACCTGTTTTTTCTTTCCTTCCATTCCAATATCATCTAAAAGAGAAAACGAGTTGCGAGTTTTCTCATCTCCCCAAACGCGACGCTTTGGGGCAAGATTCTTTTTGGAGGTATAATCCGTAGGATTATTGTCCGACAAAAAGACATCTTGCCAGTATAAAAATCTAAGTATTTATTGGCAGTCCCCTCTATAATAATGAGCCAGTCTTCTATACCTAAACGGCAAAAAATCAGGGCACAAAAAAAGGGGCCGAATGGCCCCTCCTACCTAAACTAAAAACAAAAAAAAACACGTCTTCAATAAGGTATCCCGGGATTACTCACGTAAGTCCATACGGACCTGGCCGTCGCCTGCCTCTGCGCTTTCGTAATATTGAAATGATCTCAACTTCGCAGAATTTTCCGCTCCTCACGGAATAATGCTTCATCCCACAATTTCAAAGAACAGGTGCATGACACCTATCTATTCTCGTAAGCACAAAAGACCATCCTTTGAAGAGAATCTTTTACTTGATCATTTGGAACCGCATCTTCGATGACGACACCATGGATCCAGGTAATTTTTAGATTGTTATTCAGTTAGTCCCAAAACAGGTTACCCCGTTTCATTAACCAAACGTATCCAGTAATTGACAGTGATGAAAGTTTTGGCCCGAAATGGCCGGAATTGGTCGCAGTATGAGCCTAAAGTGACTCCACACATACAACATCGAAGGTAGAATTTCGAAAGTAGAGTAAGATTGGAAAAGAAAATATCAGATCTTTTGATAGGGACAAACCCAATACAGTTTTGATAAAAGGATTAGAGTCTTTGAAAACTGACTTGTTGAGGCTAAAAATGGTGCCGATTCTGAAGGTTTTAACTTAAGAGATTTACACTCCAAGTCCATGTTCGGACTGGACGGGACTCGAACCAAACCTATATATCTTTGAAAATAAAGCTTTTAAAATTATACTACAGTAGCCAGCTCACCATTTTTTTTGCAACTATTAGACTGTAATGGACTAATATAAAGATAGCCAATAATATTATTTAATGCAATTTTTAGTAAATTATTAGAAAAGCAAAGCCAACCATTTCTGATGGCTTTGCACTGATACAAAATTTAGGTCTATGGATCCTAAGTGGGAATTCGCTAAAAGTGGGGAAGAACCACTATTGTTACTGAATCATAAGTAGCGAGGGTAAACCAGAGCATATTGATCCCAACCCACCAAAAACAAATAATCAGCAAAATCCTGATTTATAGCTGATTTCGCCATGTACTAAAATGGTGGGAAGGGGTTAATCAAATTGGTTTATGCAGTTGTGATAAAAGTCGGAAAACAACTCGAACGAACATTCTGGCTATGCTTACAACAGCTTAGGGATTATTTTAAGTTATAAGGCCTATATAAAAAAGGAGAGAGAGCAACAATAGACCCTAAAGTGAGCCAAGCGTATTTCCACTTTTCCACTTTTGAGCATTTTTGAAATTTATCAAAATATTTAAGATATTTATCGTTTTTAAATACGAAAAAATACCAGATAATACCTGACAGTACGCTGCAAATAATAATATGTGGCATTGTTGCATATATTATTAAGTTAAATAGAATAAGAAGAGAGAAAAAGAAAATACCCAGAAATCCCCAGAGTATTCCTCCAATTACCGCTTCTGCTCCTGCCCATCCACCAGCTAAACTACCAACAGTGTGGGCCGCCGCACTCTAGGCTTTATATCCAAACTTCCTTCCATCCATTTGGTGACCATTAAAGATTTCAGCGACCCCAATAACTACTGAAACACCTATTACGACTTTGTCCGCAAATTTATATTGATTTGCTGCTCTTATTGTTGTAGCTTCATAGCTAAAACTGAGATGGAAACATTTGCTTTGCTCGCTTATTCCCTAATTCGTCAAGTCTTATCTTCGTATTTGGATAATGTTGCCTATCAAACAATTCACCAATTCTATGGAATTCTTGTCTTAAAAACCCAATATGAGTTTGGATGGTAGTAACCTGATTTAACTCTACTTCATTAAATAATAATGCCTTTATTAAAGCCAAATCATACCAATTCTCTTCGTCTTTAATAT
Encoded proteins:
- a CDS encoding ParA family protein; translation: MLIIIGNQKGGAGKSTLTLLLANFLTLVKKRKVTVIDMDYQQSLAQKYEKAKLAETPEHYEIIAAGLEHFPSMYTVLSQSREHIVIIDLPGKLDDDGLIPVFSSADLVLCPFSYDEFSFDSTVLFSVVLKKINPSGHLVFIPNRVKGNVRYDIATEVEEQLSRFGKITAPISDRVDFQRADTTQTPLSLFPVIVPVFDQIYTDHIEATGVTP
- a CDS encoding DUF4134 domain-containing protein, encoding MKKIKNLRFIIFLYLCTINGYVMAQSGVNGLNTATSTLKTYVDPATNIALVIGGLVGIVGGIRVYSKWNSGDQDINKELMGWGGSCLFLVLSSLIVKAFFGL
- a CDS encoding TraG family conjugative transposon ATPase, with translation MVKQKEFRVPYLGIDISAELDILYGLNGEFSVLIDITNPVLRFGGDPRAYNNFHELFVNLARIIGEGHVIQKQDIIYKAEYQYRAAGEYLQDSYNRHFEGRPYVKLQTVLTITRQVKKGAFFVHDKKSLAEFKITVAKVMGMLGTSGMEPRLLKEREINIFIMKIMAMRFGEESISLDNYHPTDTEVNIGARSFRCIPLINIDQVDLPAMLPTFGKLSDKESLEGFPTDILSFLFKVPNCSSILYNQILEIPSQTMTVRQMELKRKRHSGIPDPANNLCVEDISLLLDEVARDGRLLINAHFNIIVCAEKPLLNRAYNYIESSLFRAGIIPSRNAYNQLELFRTALPGNAAELRKYDWFLTTAEAAICLFLKESLPRDEQSGFLVRFTDRAGIPIAIDPADLPMSTGRITNRNKFVLGPSGTGKSFFMNSLSEQYLLYNMDIVIIDTGHSYSGLSQYAGGRYITYSDNSPITMNPFAISKEEYNIEKKEFILVLILVCLKGPEGDASQLERDVISEVITSYYAKWFSMGESSGIKKLNLDSFYAYAMEKIPMIMKENTVPFDFEGFRFIMRKFCSGGEFGTILNEDADKSLLNERLIVFEIDSIKENALLFAIVTLNIMDIFVQKMRYRNFQRKSLVIEEAWKAISSPLMVGFLIYVDKTVRKFWGELILVTQDLADVVGNAIVKDTIISSSDTIILLDQAKFRDNYDEVAAMLSISQSERNKIFSVNQLDNHEGRSPFKEVYIRRGGVGEVYGVEASLPQYLTYTTEKPEKLAVENYLSRFGSYSDALEAFIGDFKGSNLSLGDFVKQVNSSASGQ
- a CDS encoding relaxase/mobilization nuclease domain-containing protein, whose product is MIVKILSSSATFAGVRYNHEKMRSGKGELLKIWNFGSLMGLDKIGPQDYINYLKAVSAVNKRINKPQFHAVISVKGKTTSKQELLDTAEKWMAKMGYGENPYLVIFHNDTENNHVHIVSTRIDKNGKKISSAFEKLRSVRALSNVVKWEQADKARLDKLLKYSFTTVAQVRTLLERSGFDVRFEKEKMEVSQSGKLTSTLKITDIESLCSGQGNDKNRCRQLKAIFSKILNERLSKQDLLSPKSDIRFELQGFSRMVKKKTGAELIFHSKDNKIPYGYTIIDHPSKSVMKGSEVMHLRDIISFLNLEYQNDMVTLGYRISLADPAVEVNYILSGLESAGFYEEPIRTLDLQEDIDDEAILGRNRQRKGKARTNTR
- a CDS encoding DUF4134 family protein, yielding MKARCLMFMVICMLTWTAAGAQPGIAEMGEARSFIRESFFSMRDLSLVLAALISIIGAIHVYHKMQMGKDVSADIPAWFFSALFIIVIHIVLVHVFGL
- the mobC gene encoding plasmid mobilization relaxosome protein MobC, with product MEGKKKQVGRPYLENGKRNRKISVRFSEEEFSTIVSLERLLGLKRTDIIRKRVLEVSLPLIFDGRSVLASIDQIGLELSRTGNNINQLARYANILNKQRVLSPVIFTRYSKELDKHSLLLKSLNLEIRRMLRLMGS
- a CDS encoding plasmid transfer protein → MERLFPVYRGLQRPLTYKGFKGRFIYWGVGILLLSLVTGALAMAFINMYVGAVFMLTLIIGGFFYIGICQKKGLHSKTRSNGIYLQTNHLSKINLYGKTKRI